A single window of Candidatus Rhabdochlamydia oedothoracis DNA harbors:
- a CDS encoding IS630 family transposase, which translates to MKKLIPSQRADLEHKLKHPKDYSERNRLCVILGYDEGISTKNLAKTLRISPITVQKYLREYDSENKTGSSPRGGSKSKLSQDQKESLLKHLQEKTYLKVKGIIAYVHEQYGIKYSRSGMTDWLIQHGFVYKRPKKIPGKLDPEKQRIFIEQYRALKETLNPDEEIYFIDAVHPEHQSQAVCGWIKKGVQKTLQTSGKQLRLHFAGALCLTGMKIFTEEYKTVDADAMLDFFKKLEKQTEARIIHVILDNARSNKNKKLEEFLMSSRIKVHYLPPYSPNLNPIERLWKILKEKKVYNRYYETSVTFFQAIRGFFLEEIPKITDILKCRINDKFQVVDLNPIKLAV; encoded by the coding sequence ATGAAAAAACTGATCCCTAGCCAGAGAGCTGACTTAGAACACAAGTTAAAGCATCCAAAAGACTATTCTGAACGGAATAGGCTTTGTGTAATTTTGGGCTATGATGAGGGTATCTCAACAAAAAATCTTGCTAAAACACTCCGGATAAGCCCTATCACTGTTCAGAAATACCTCAGAGAATATGATTCCGAAAATAAAACTGGAAGTAGCCCTCGAGGCGGTAGCAAATCAAAACTTTCACAAGACCAAAAAGAGTCTCTACTAAAACACCTACAGGAAAAGACCTATCTTAAAGTCAAAGGGATCATAGCTTATGTGCATGAGCAATATGGGATAAAATATTCCCGAAGTGGCATGACAGATTGGCTCATACAGCACGGATTTGTTTATAAACGTCCTAAAAAGATTCCTGGGAAATTAGATCCTGAAAAACAACGAATTTTCATAGAACAATATAGGGCTTTAAAGGAGACCTTAAACCCTGATGAAGAGATCTATTTCATAGATGCTGTGCATCCTGAACATCAGTCCCAAGCCGTATGTGGATGGATCAAAAAAGGCGTTCAAAAGACTTTGCAGACATCCGGGAAACAATTGCGATTGCATTTTGCTGGAGCTCTTTGCCTGACAGGAATGAAGATTTTTACAGAGGAATATAAGACAGTTGATGCCGATGCAATGCTCGATTTTTTCAAGAAGCTAGAAAAACAGACAGAGGCTCGAATTATTCATGTAATTTTGGATAATGCAAGATCAAACAAAAATAAGAAACTAGAAGAGTTTCTGATGTCTTCTAGGATTAAAGTGCACTATCTCCCTCCTTATTCGCCGAATTTGAATCCTATTGAACGCTTGTGGAAGATCTTAAAGGAAAAGAAGGTATACAATCGATATTACGAAACGTCGGTGACTTTTTTTCAGGCAATTAGAGGATTCTTCTTAGAAGAGATACCGAAAATAACAGATATTTTGAAATGTAGGATAAACGACAAGTTTCAAGTCGTTGACTTAAATCCCATTAAGCTAGCCGTTTGA
- a CDS encoding IS30 family transposase, translating into MIFNNQTQGETLPKGYHHLTYDQRCQIYILKARGDTSSSIANILKVHHSTISRELKRNKGQRGYRHQQAQEKAFLRKNSQPNKKMTPQIVTRIEEKIKLQWSPIQISGWLKRHGKEHVSHETIYNHIWKDKRQGGQLYRELRHRGKKYNKQRKGASGRGNMPGRI; encoded by the coding sequence GTGATTTTTAACAATCAAACACAAGGAGAGACCTTGCCTAAAGGCTACCATCACCTAACCTATGACCAAAGATGTCAGATTTATATTTTAAAAGCTAGAGGAGATACATCTAGCTCAATAGCAAACATTCTAAAAGTTCATCATAGCACTATTAGTAGGGAACTTAAGAGAAATAAAGGGCAACGAGGATACCGTCATCAGCAAGCTCAAGAAAAAGCATTTCTTAGAAAAAATTCTCAGCCCAATAAAAAAATGACTCCTCAAATAGTTACCCGTATTGAAGAAAAAATCAAGTTGCAATGGAGCCCTATACAAATATCCGGATGGCTTAAAAGACATGGTAAAGAACATGTTAGTCATGAGACCATCTATAATCATATCTGGAAAGATAAACGACAGGGAGGACAGCTTTATAGAGAGCTCCGTCATCGAGGGAAAAAATATAACAAGCAGAGAAAGGGAGCTTCTGGAAGAGGGAACATGCCTGGTCGTATATAG